The Micromonospora sp. Llam0 genome contains a region encoding:
- a CDS encoding NUDIX hydrolase, producing the protein MNADAPLYERDPEAWRAYLAEGNSKQPRKRVSADALIRDRKGQILLVDPQYKPDWDMPGGMVEANEPPHEAVRRELREELALDVHVARLLVVDWVSPHGPWDDLLSFIFDGGELTDEQISGLKISDTELSAFEFCAAEKAQQRLRPYVWRRVAVALDVLKNGNTRYLHDGHGSPFSVTDQGLLG; encoded by the coding sequence GTGAACGCGGACGCTCCGCTGTATGAGCGTGACCCGGAGGCATGGCGGGCGTATCTGGCAGAAGGTAACTCCAAACAGCCACGCAAGCGTGTAAGTGCCGACGCGCTCATCCGGGACCGCAAGGGACAGATCCTCCTCGTCGACCCCCAGTACAAGCCGGACTGGGACATGCCCGGCGGCATGGTTGAAGCCAACGAACCGCCTCATGAGGCCGTCCGCCGCGAGCTCCGAGAAGAACTCGCCCTGGACGTGCATGTAGCCAGACTGCTGGTGGTCGATTGGGTATCACCACACGGACCCTGGGATGACCTGCTCTCGTTCATCTTCGATGGTGGCGAGCTGACCGATGAACAGATTTCCGGACTCAAGATTTCGGATACCGAGCTGTCTGCGTTCGAGTTTTGTGCGGCGGAAAAGGCACAGCAGCGGCTCCGCCCCTATGTATGGCGGCGCGTTGCCGTGGCGCTTGACGTACTAAAGAATGGCAATACTCGGTACTTGCATGACGGGCACGGGTCGCCGTTTTCGGTGACAGACCAAGGCCTTCTTGGATGA
- a CDS encoding DNA-binding protein has product MALHIGQVSRAYRKHPKHIAFYGKDGVPQSVVGGWLGLTQAQISRIENGPPVRHLDSLTHWVRTLRIPDHLLWFKLPSTSSASDDSRMAVTKVAAVPRQVVPAPVPLQAPPFGLPLGDGNGYASAMQSFRAADRQVGGGHLYATVVQYLQAEVAPCMFGVDQSSDGQLAFTAAAALTEMAGWMAHDAGRDQAAEQHFARSLELVKLGNDRQLGTHILASLSHLAQHRGKPTDALRYARQGSEVLARGPRLPELEARLLAMQARAFAALRQPDDCAQHLIEAERVLEAEAAEERSPWVSHFDEGSLANEAARCLRQLGDLGQAKRQAERVVQLRPGDRTRSRAFGQLILVTVLVAQGRPEEACAVAQEVLDATQQLGSYLVIQQLLDLRRLLEPHRGARMVAEFLSCLDEALRERAWLCQWRTQAGRSDPSTLEERS; this is encoded by the coding sequence GTGGCATTGCACATTGGCCAGGTCTCGCGCGCGTATCGCAAGCACCCGAAGCACATCGCCTTCTACGGGAAAGATGGCGTTCCGCAGAGCGTCGTCGGTGGGTGGCTCGGCCTGACGCAAGCCCAGATTAGCCGCATCGAGAACGGGCCGCCGGTTCGACACCTCGACAGCCTGACGCACTGGGTCCGTACGCTCCGGATTCCCGATCATCTATTGTGGTTCAAGCTGCCCAGCACATCGTCTGCGAGCGACGACTCTCGTATGGCCGTCACAAAGGTGGCGGCTGTACCGAGACAAGTCGTGCCGGCACCGGTCCCGCTTCAGGCTCCGCCGTTCGGACTGCCGCTGGGTGACGGCAATGGCTATGCCTCCGCGATGCAGTCGTTTCGGGCGGCGGACCGACAAGTCGGCGGCGGCCACCTCTACGCCACGGTCGTGCAGTACCTGCAAGCCGAAGTCGCACCATGCATGTTCGGAGTCGACCAGAGCAGCGATGGGCAGTTGGCGTTCACGGCCGCAGCCGCCTTGACCGAGATGGCTGGGTGGATGGCTCACGACGCCGGCCGGGACCAGGCCGCCGAACAGCACTTCGCGCGCTCACTCGAACTGGTCAAACTCGGAAACGACCGGCAGCTCGGCACGCACATCCTCGCCAGCCTGAGCCACCTCGCACAGCACCGGGGCAAGCCAACCGACGCTCTCCGGTACGCCCGGCAAGGCAGCGAGGTGCTGGCGCGTGGTCCGCGGTTGCCTGAACTCGAAGCTCGCCTCCTTGCAATGCAAGCCCGTGCCTTCGCCGCGCTGAGACAACCGGACGACTGCGCACAGCACCTCATCGAGGCAGAGCGGGTGCTTGAAGCAGAGGCGGCTGAGGAACGGTCGCCGTGGGTGAGTCACTTCGATGAAGGCTCGCTGGCCAACGAGGCAGCCCGGTGCTTGCGCCAACTCGGTGACCTAGGTCAGGCGAAACGGCAGGCCGAGCGAGTCGTCCAACTGCGACCGGGAGACCGGACTCGAAGCCGGGCATTCGGACAGCTTATCCTTGTGACTGTGCTCGTGGCCCAGGGCAGGCCTGAGGAGGCATGTGCCGTCGCTCAAGAGGTGCTGGACGCGACCCAGCAGCTCGGTTCCTATCTCGTCATCCAGCAACTCCTCGATCTCAGGCGCTTGCTGGAGCCGCACCGGGGTGCTCGGATGGTGGCCGAGTTCCTGAGTTGCCTTGATGAGGCGCTACGTGAGCGGGCGTGGCTATGCCAGTGGCGCACCCAGGCGGGACGTAGCGATCCATCGACGCTTGAGGAGAGATCGTGA
- a CDS encoding IS4 family transposase: MDRPVVRPDQVTLGVLISQVSREEVDAAIEVCGVREQRSDGKLPAHVSTYLTLGLALFPDDDYTEVATRVTGSLDRFGCWDAAWSVPTSSAISQARKRLGRRVFAELFERTCGPVAGEAGPTAPAGALGTARGSFLRRWRLLAIDGFTVDVPDSTANAAEFGYAGSGGNRSAFPKARVVALAECGTHAFVAAEIGAYPEGEKTLAQRLYPRLRSDELLTADRGFYSWQAWDTAAATGAALLWRAPTQLDLPVVKILSDGTYLTVLIKPTVRGGRRERLLAAARAGADLTDINSVPDAFDDRGLPVVHLARVVEYDIPDRVGDGTGELIALITTIVDPADAHADELAGGYHERWEEETANDQLKTHLRGPGRVLRSRLPDLAHQEIWAYLIVHHAISALTAKASAAADLDPDRISFTRALRLIRRTATGTADIPPSGLG; this comes from the coding sequence GTGGACCGTCCAGTGGTACGGCCGGATCAGGTGACGCTCGGGGTGCTGATCTCGCAGGTGTCGCGGGAGGAGGTCGACGCCGCGATCGAGGTGTGCGGGGTGCGGGAGCAGCGGTCGGACGGGAAACTGCCGGCGCACGTGAGCACCTACCTGACGTTGGGGTTGGCGTTGTTCCCCGACGATGACTACACCGAGGTCGCGACCAGGGTCACCGGGTCGTTGGACCGGTTCGGGTGCTGGGACGCGGCGTGGAGCGTGCCGACCTCGAGTGCCATCAGCCAGGCGCGGAAACGGTTGGGCCGCCGGGTGTTCGCCGAGCTGTTCGAGCGCACGTGCGGGCCGGTCGCGGGCGAGGCGGGCCCGACAGCGCCGGCGGGCGCGTTGGGGACCGCGCGGGGGTCGTTCCTACGCCGGTGGCGGCTGCTGGCGATCGACGGGTTCACCGTCGATGTGCCCGACAGCACGGCTAACGCGGCCGAGTTCGGCTACGCCGGGTCAGGGGGGAACCGTTCCGCGTTTCCGAAGGCCCGGGTCGTGGCCCTCGCGGAGTGCGGCACCCACGCCTTCGTCGCCGCCGAGATCGGCGCCTACCCGGAAGGGGAGAAGACCCTCGCGCAGCGGCTGTACCCACGGCTACGGTCCGACGAACTACTCACCGCCGACCGGGGGTTCTACTCCTGGCAGGCGTGGGACACCGCCGCCGCGACCGGCGCCGCGCTGCTGTGGCGGGCCCCGACCCAGCTCGACCTGCCCGTGGTCAAGATCCTGTCCGACGGCACCTATCTCACCGTCCTGATCAAACCGACCGTCCGTGGCGGTCGACGGGAACGACTGCTCGCGGCCGCCCGCGCCGGAGCTGACCTGACCGACATCAACAGCGTTCCCGACGCGTTCGACGACCGGGGCCTGCCGGTCGTCCACCTCGCCCGGGTGGTCGAGTACGACATTCCCGACCGCGTCGGCGACGGCACCGGCGAGTTGATCGCCCTGATCACCACCATCGTCGACCCCGCCGACGCCCACGCCGACGAACTAGCTGGCGGCTACCACGAGCGGTGGGAGGAGGAAACCGCCAACGACCAGCTCAAAACCCACCTCCGTGGTCCCGGACGGGTGCTGCGGTCCCGTCTGCCGGACCTGGCCCATCAGGAGATCTGGGCCTACCTGATCGTCCACCACGCGATCAGCGCGCTGACAGCGAAAGCGTCCGCCGCCGCCGACCTCGATCCGGACAGGATCTCCTTCACCAGAGCCCTGCGCCTGATCCGCCGCACCGCCACCGGCACGGCGGACATTCCCCCCTCAGGACTGGGCTGA
- a CDS encoding DivIVA domain-containing protein: MRRFLDLFRRPPVRSRRNRRLLAEIAHHNRRTPTPRPPVRRAPNNVGHLYGRPVRPSISPGLVRDRRFGDRVRRGCDPTEVRTFLHLVADELTALRAELRSTQDENVRVKQALRDWQSQQFQQFQAGTGVTG; the protein is encoded by the coding sequence ATGCGGAGATTCCTTGACCTGTTCCGCCGACCGCCGGTGCGGAGCCGGCGCAACCGGCGGTTGCTCGCCGAGATCGCCCACCACAACCGGCGCACACCGACGCCGCGTCCGCCGGTGCGGCGGGCACCGAACAACGTCGGTCACCTGTACGGCAGGCCGGTGCGGCCGTCGATCAGCCCCGGCCTGGTCCGCGACCGCCGGTTCGGCGACCGCGTCCGGCGCGGCTGCGACCCCACCGAGGTACGCACCTTCCTGCACCTAGTCGCCGACGAGCTGACCGCCCTGCGCGCCGAGCTGCGCTCGACCCAGGACGAAAACGTGCGGGTCAAGCAGGCGTTGCGGGACTGGCAGTCACAGCAGTTCCAACAGTTCCAGGCAGGGACGGGGGTGACCGGATGA
- a CDS encoding type II toxin-antitoxin system VapC family toxin, producing MIVVDASVIASVLVYSDDRGRKARAVLGCDPEWAAPEHWKVEVFSVMRGLALGGKITNETAARAVDRISRLGVDTVPIDDLLTRMWQVKANISAYDAPYVALAERRALTLVTADGKLARAASAYCRVELVA from the coding sequence ATGATCGTCGTCGACGCCTCGGTCATCGCGAGCGTGCTCGTCTACAGCGACGACCGCGGCCGCAAGGCCCGCGCCGTCCTGGGCTGCGATCCCGAGTGGGCGGCACCGGAGCACTGGAAGGTCGAGGTCTTCTCCGTCATGCGAGGGCTCGCCCTCGGCGGAAAGATCACCAACGAGACGGCGGCGCGGGCGGTCGACCGGATCAGCCGCCTCGGCGTCGACACCGTCCCGATCGACGACCTGCTCACGCGAATGTGGCAGGTCAAGGCGAACATCAGCGCGTACGACGCCCCCTACGTCGCCCTCGCGGAGCGCCGCGCACTGACGCTGGTGACCGCCGACGGCAAACTCGCCCGAGCGGCGAGCGCGTACTGCCGGGTCGAACTCGTCGCGTAG
- a CDS encoding glycoside hydrolase family 88 protein, which translates to MIRIDDALTPASLQPRIDRLWEASAHKIDSIEKTCPPGSPSPVFTVDGRYAARGWTEWTQGFQYGSALLQFDATGEQRFLDSARELTVAVMASHVSHIGVHDHGFNNVSTYGNLWRLMAEGRIPHDRAERDFYELALKLTGAVQAARWRDTADGSGYIYSFNGPQSLFVDTIRSCRALAVSHLLGHALMGEQDERISLLGRLIEHATNTARYNVFYGEGRDSYDIRGRTAHESIFNVNDGRFRCPSTQQGYSPFTTWTRGLAWAMLGFPEQLEYLAVLPDTDLEPYGGRAEVTAMMLRAATATCDFYLEHTPTDGIPYWDTGAPGLAALGDYLDRPADPYNDHEPVDSSAACIGAQGLLRLGRYLTDAGQPDAGRRYWQAGLTVAGTLLGEPYLSTDTRHQGLILHSIYHRPNGWDHVPAGSRVPNGESSMWGDYHARELALYLQRVARDEPYYTFFGPAGTDSTDSVGTIGGGR; encoded by the coding sequence ATGATTCGGATCGACGACGCGCTGACCCCGGCCAGCCTGCAACCCAGGATCGACCGCCTCTGGGAAGCCTCCGCCCACAAGATCGACTCGATCGAGAAGACCTGCCCGCCCGGGTCGCCGTCGCCGGTCTTCACCGTCGATGGCCGGTACGCCGCCCGTGGCTGGACCGAATGGACCCAGGGCTTCCAGTACGGTTCGGCGCTGCTGCAGTTCGACGCCACCGGCGAGCAGCGGTTCCTGGACTCCGCCCGCGAGTTGACCGTCGCCGTGATGGCCAGCCACGTCAGCCACATCGGCGTGCACGACCACGGCTTCAACAACGTCAGCACGTACGGCAACCTGTGGCGGCTGATGGCCGAGGGCCGGATCCCGCACGACCGCGCCGAGCGTGACTTCTACGAGCTGGCGCTCAAGTTGACCGGCGCGGTGCAGGCGGCCCGCTGGCGGGACACCGCCGACGGCAGCGGCTACATCTACTCGTTCAACGGGCCGCAGTCGCTGTTCGTCGACACGATCCGCTCCTGCCGGGCGCTGGCCGTGTCCCACCTGCTCGGCCACGCACTGATGGGCGAGCAGGACGAGCGGATCTCGCTGCTCGGCCGGCTGATCGAGCATGCCACCAACACCGCCCGGTACAACGTCTTCTACGGCGAGGGGCGGGACAGCTACGACATCCGGGGCCGCACCGCCCACGAGTCGATCTTCAACGTCAACGACGGCCGGTTCCGCTGCCCGAGCACCCAGCAGGGTTACTCGCCGTTCACCACCTGGACGCGCGGGCTGGCCTGGGCGATGCTGGGCTTCCCGGAGCAGCTGGAATACCTGGCCGTGCTGCCGGACACCGACCTCGAACCGTACGGCGGGCGGGCCGAGGTGACCGCGATGATGCTGCGGGCCGCCACCGCCACCTGCGATTTCTACCTCGAACATACGCCGACCGACGGCATCCCGTACTGGGACACCGGCGCACCCGGCCTGGCCGCCCTCGGCGACTACCTCGATCGGCCGGCGGACCCGTATAACGATCATGAGCCGGTCGATTCGTCGGCGGCCTGCATCGGCGCTCAGGGGCTGCTGCGACTCGGCCGCTACCTGACCGACGCCGGGCAGCCCGACGCCGGTCGGCGCTACTGGCAGGCCGGGCTGACGGTGGCCGGCACGCTGCTCGGCGAGCCGTACCTGAGCACCGACACCCGCCACCAGGGACTGATCCTGCACTCGATCTACCACCGACCCAACGGCTGGGACCACGTGCCGGCCGGCAGCCGGGTGCCCAACGGCGAGTCGAGCATGTGG